A window from Glandiceps talaboti chromosome 15, keGlaTala1.1, whole genome shotgun sequence encodes these proteins:
- the LOC144446335 gene encoding putative G-protein coupled receptor No18 produces the protein MEPNNTNYNISSNVSLENSSTPYRHPLDADNLPLWEMVLSAVAMVVLLLVTATGNIFVIVAINTERALQQVQNYFLVSLAVADLTIAVFVLPFAVANHVIGYWPFGFIICDIWTTSDLMVCTASICNLCAIAIDRYMAITDPINYATRRTKKNILLAILIVWLVSAAISVPPLLGLNNDSDRGPGVNQWAIICHITSHKGYTVFSAIAAFFLPFLIMVFVYYRIWIAARDRIRGKHRSKQMIMSGTTYLGNNIQSDGDSKCTKSSKAYTVQATPSTSTPFKNGTTQETSEMEPDITYQDHDESSSDPGNRDSSGKCVSVRNFHTKLHHEKQKINVMRERKAATTLGIVMGLFIICWFPYFLMYVIVPFCDCPPPRKLEAFLVWLGYVNSCCNPVIYTVFNKDFRRAFYKLIWRSKYKKKQSRRR, from the coding sequence ATGGAGCCTAATAATACAAACTATAATATTTCAAGCAATGTGTCGTTGGAAAATTCATCAACACCTTACAGACATCCTCTCGATGCAGACAATCTACCCCTCTGGGAGATGGTATTGTCAGCTGTGGCAATGGTTGTTCTACTCTTGGTGACGGCAACCGGAAATATCTTTGTAATTGTGGCCATCAACACTGAAAGAGCCCTTCAACAGGTGCAGAATTACTTTTTGGTGTCATTAGCTGTGGCTGACTTGACCATTGCAGTGTTTGTTCTTCCCTTTGCCGTTGCTAATCATGTTATCGGCTACTGGCCGTTTGGATTTATTATCTGTGATATATGGACAACCAGTGACTTGATGGTGTGCACTGCTTCAATTTGTAACTTGTGTGCTATAGCCATTGATCGTTACATGGCCATAACTGATCCGATTAACTACGCCACAAGGAGAACGAAAAAGAATATTCTGTTAGCTATATTAATTGTTTGGCTTGTAAGTGCTGCGATATCAGTTCCCCCATTGCTTGGTTTGAATAATGACTCTGATAGAGGCCCGGGAGTAAATCAATGGGCTATTATATGCCATATTACCAGTCACAAAGGGTATACTGTTTTCTCTGCCATCGCAGCTTTTTTTCTGCCGTTTCTGATCATGGTCTTTGTGTACTATCGTATATGGATAGCAGCGAGAGACAGAATACGCGGTAAACATCGCAGCAAACAAATGATAATGTCGGGCACAACGTACCTGGGTAATAACATCCAGAGTGATGGTGACAGTAAGTGCACAAAGTCCAGCAAAGCGTACACAGTGCAAGCAACCCCCTCAACAAGTACACCGTTCAAAAATGGGACGACACAGGAAACTTCAGAAATGGAGCCTGACATCACCTATCAAGACCATGATGAATCTAGCAGCGATCCAGGAAATAGGGATAGCAGTGGGAAGTGTGTCTCTGTGCGAAATTTCCATACCAAACTTCACCATGAAAagcaaaaaataaatgtaatgcGTGAAAGGAAAGCAGCTACAACTTTAGGTATTGTTATGGGACTCTTCATAATCTGTTGGTTTCCGTATTTCTTGATGTACGTCATCGTTCCCTTTTGTGATTGCCCGCCACCTAGAAAACTTGAGGCTTTTTTAGTATGGCTTGGTTACGTCAACAGTTGCTGTAATCCAGTTATCTATACTGTTTTTAATAAAGACTTTAGGCGAGCTTTCTACAAGCTTATATGGAGAAGTAAGTACAAGAAAAAGCAATCTCGGAGGAGATGA